The Marasmius oreades isolate 03SP1 chromosome 2, whole genome shotgun sequence genomic sequence GATACTTATTAACTGCTGACGATCGTTGAAAGCTGGGTTGTTCTCGCATCCAGCTTTCAACTCACCCGCTTCCGTTGACAGACACTCGGCTTTAGGCCCGTTTGGGTCCTGCTCCGTTTTCTGTCAGTCCCGGATTCTTGCCCCCCATCATCCATCGTAAGCAGTCTATACAGTATCTAGTCCACTATCCTGTACGAGTTCCTCGTCAGCTATGTACGGTCCCGTAGCATTCTATCACTTGAAACTTATGTACACGGCAATTCGGATGAAACGATTCAGCCTCCTTTCAAAGAAGATATACATACATTACAAAATTGTAACCAATTTAGTTCCAGGAACGGTTCTATCGATATATATTCCTCAACCGATTCTCAACCGCTTCGGGAGACATCTTAATGTCTATACAGAAAAAAAGGCATCAGTTCCGGAGTAACCTGAACACGGGCGAAGCACGTACACTTTTGCGGATCTAACAAGTGGAACATAGATAGAAGAAGCACGAAAGCAACGACAGTTCATCAGCAACAGAGCCTATGATGAGGAATGGAAAAAGAACGCACGCTTACTAAACTCCTTCTCCCGATGCTTCTGCGTAAACGCCTTCAACGACGGAATTACAAATTTCAACACATCGTTCCCAATCGCCTCTCTTTCTTCCGGATCATCCTCCAACACCCTAGCCATCTTATGCCTATCCAACACTTCCTCGAGTAAATCATAAAACCTCGTAAACTTCTCCTTCGTACCAGACCGTTTCTCCTTCGGATCGTCAGTCAGAGCTTGCATAAGCAAAGAAAAGTTGGCGTCAAAGTAGCCAGATTTGGCGGTACGATAGTTGGAGTTGAGAACGTCTTGGGTAGGCTTTGAAAGGTAATCGAGAAGTCTGTCGTGTTTGGGGTTAACGGATATGTTCTTCCGTAGGTATGAGATATTATTCAACAGAAAAATCGATCCAAACGGCGGTCTTCGCTGGGTTTTGGCGATGGTATTCAGAGTTCCGATCGAGGTGTTGACGGTATCATCTGATGGAAGAAGGCACCGCAAAAGATGAGTTGCTGAATTGAGGAAACTCAGAAGCGAATGGAGAAGCTCACAAACGTAATGTTCCAACAATACTTGTTCATCCGTACCACCAGGTTTCGGCTTCGCCACTTGCATTCCCTCTCCCATCTTCCAGTTACCATCACCCAATGCGGTGAGAATATCGCCAGTAGCCACGAGCACCTCCGGTACCCTGTCGAGAAATTGAACAGCCTGGTACGAAATTATCAACTCAGTAAAGCCAGGGCGGGAAAACCGGTAAAACATACCGATAGACTTGAAACCATCAAATCAACGCTGGTATCAGCGGCTCGGCTGGTAGCTCCCAGCTTGATATCGGCCAGACATTCAGGGAACAGCCGTAAGCAGAGGTTGCGAACGCTCTGAAGGGTCTCCTTGAACTCGTCATTCCCTTTCCGACCGTCAGGAGCTTTTCGAGAGGATATCTCGTCCCAAGTTTCCTGTATACCTATCAACGACTCGTAAGAAGATAAAGCAATGAAGCCGTATTTCTGCAAAGAGCCCTTGATAGTAGCAATGAGCGAAGCCACGTTGTTGCTCAAGAGCAGGAGAACAGGCTTCAAAAGCGAACTGTACGATGATGCTAGGACAGAAGCGCCAGTAAGCGGGCTGAGGTCTGCTAACAGACGGTATTCGTCCTAAGAGGAACAATATTCGGAAAACAGCAAATAGAAAGGTTTGGACGCAACACACCTGGGCAACATCAAGGATTGACTGAACCCAAGCACCAAATTCCCTTCCAGCTTGTACAGGGTCAATGTTGTCAGCTCGATCTGAAACACGTTTCCCGGAGGCCTCGAGGCATTTCTTGACCCAGTTACCCCTCATGTCGGCGTACCCTCGCTGAGCCTCCTTGAGAACGGACAGAATAGCTGAAGCAGCAGGGTGCGATGGATGGGTTGTCGGTACTGGTAGTGTCCGCAAGAATGCCACGATGGGCGTGAGGTCGGAGATGAGAGAAGAGGGGAAGGGAGCTTGGGTTATATCCGAGCCCGGAGGGGGTGCAGTGCCAGAAGAACCTTCTGCAACTAACTTCGTGTACAACTGAGTAAGTTTCTTCGCACCCGTTTCGACCAGCCGGGCCTTATCGGACGGGGGAGAGAGGTCAGCAAAGTCGTACAGAGCGTGTAGCCGGAAAAAAAGACGCACAGTATCTTGAGAGTCACGGTCAGCCGCTTTGAAAGCAATACTGGCATTCAAACGCTCCAGCGCATCTTGATAGACCTCGATCTGGCCTGTTTTGGGGCTGAAACGCAGATGAGCGAAAATATCCGGCTTACGAACAATTGTTTGCCATACCCACGTAGTATGAGAGCCTCTTCCGCAGCAATTCCTTCATGGTTACCGGCCACTTCATCAATCTTCATTAGCGCCTTTTCAATATCTTCCATGGAGACCTCTTGTGAGCTTTGGGGTCGCCGAACACAGAAACAATTCACGTACTACTCGCTCTTCGGTTAAGGATTTGCGTAGAGTTGTATAGCGGTAATATGGACTTTTCTAGCTTTGCGAGCCTTGTATCGAAGCTGTTCAATATCACTGCTCGGTTAAGTCGACAGTTATGAGAAATCCTAGTCGAGCTTACAAGTCATCCGCTGCGAAATTTGACGTGTTTTATTCAGATTTTGCTCTAGCTGCCCAAGAGGAATTTCAGCATTCCGAGAACAGATGTAGAGGATTTCACACTCGCCAGCTCAATCTCTGCCGATTCGTCGTCCATGGTTCGTTTTTGTAAAGTTGGTTGCCTATAATTGTTCGGATAAACGCTCAAGACCGAAATGCTAGCCGTCTGGAGGCGTACCCCTATAGCGGTGTACTCTCTGAGAAAGAAGCGGTTATCAAGGTCGTTGCGAATCGGTGGGTTGTGGACGCGAGATAACGAGGACGTATTTGTGGTAGTTTGGCTCGCTTTCGCCCATTTTAGATGTTCTCGGGCCGCCACGGATCGGGAATGCTACCCATCTTAACACACTCATTTGATATATATCCTTTTAACTTTCTCTGTTAACAAACATGCCGAATATGTCACCTTCTACGCAGGTATAATAAGGGGACAAGTACTTAGCGAACCGTCGGAAAGTAGACATCAGAAAACCACGCAAAACTTCGAGTGCAACAGACGTACAAAAAACGTATAAAACCGTACACAAAAGCTCGTGAAAAGTTGTTGTTGTTTTACTGATGACTGAATACCACGTCCTCAAACCATGTTATTGCTAGCCACTTTGTTGTCGAGGCTATCCCTCTCCGTGAAATGCGACACATTGACCGAGACGGCAGTCGTCCTCGGTTGCATTCCATATTGCTCTGACCCTGTTCGGGCCACTCTGGAGTTGTTGGAGTGGGTAGAGAACGGTACGGACGTTGAATAGATCTGTTCTGATCCGGAAACAAGGGTCACCCGGAGGATGATGAGGGTGAAGACTACTCCGATGAGCGCCGAGGTGCGACGTAGAACAGGTAAGTGACCGATACATTCAATCTCAGAACTTGGACTCACGAGATCAAGGACAGTGTACTGTCCATTCGAGCCGCTGGAGTACGAGATCAACAGTGATAGGATGGAGACAGAGTACAGCGCAGCGGACTCCGTGACAATAATAATCGCCTTGAGCGAGAGGTTCCCTCGAGATGAGCGCAACTTGGATAGAGCACCGATTGCTCTCTGCACCGTGAGTATCCTGATCACGATCAACGCTACGGAAGGGTTTTAGCCACCCAGCATTAATGGGCTGCTTCAACTCACCTGTGCAAATGACATTCGTTGCGAACGTTAAGGAAGAGGCCGTTGGGGTTGTTCGGGTGCATCGGAGAAGCGGTGAAACGGGAGAGGCAGATGCCTTTGATAACCTCCAGTGGCCTAGCACTCCCTTCCTCGCAAGGACACTCTAAGATCGCTCCGACGATCTCTTTACACGCTTTGACCTCCCTAAGTCTTGGTAAGGCATTTGGAGGAAGTACCGGTTAGCTCATTCGAGGTACGACATCGAGATGTAAGACCTCGAGGTTGAGGTGGGCGAAGATGAATAAGGATGTGCGCCGTAAGCGAAGTGCACCGAAGGTTTGTAAAGATAACGAGCGAAGCTGGGGCCATCGTCCGACCAGTAGGAACTCTTCCGCCGGTAGTAGGTGGGCCGCCGCGGGTACATGTGGTTGGAGTCCAGCCTGAGAACGAGCAGGGGTGTATGTAATTTCTAGGTTCTTACCGGGCAAAAAGGAAAAGTTAGTCAAGGTTGAAGGATGAAAGAACGATGTGGGTATGCACCTCGAGGTTTGGACAGCTATTGAGGAGACCTTTGGCTCTCGTCAGTTCAGGATGCTTGGTAGAACCATATACGTGTCGAGTTGAGCGTAATGCCACAGTCTTGACGGCTGGAAGCTTATCAGAGGATAATCAGAAAGATAAACATCAGAAAAAGATAATTCAGAACATACCTCTTTTCTTCGCTGTTCTGCATTCCTATGACTAACAAATGCGGAAGCCTCCTCATCCGACTCGTCTGATTCTTCAACTGTAGCCAACGGCGAAAACACCAGATTGTCATTGATTTCGATGTCTCGCAAACTGGGAGTGTTCAACAATGTCGGCCAAGCCCTATCAATCGAAATCGGCGAATGGTTCGAGTTCCAAACAAACTGGGTAAGATGCGTCATCCGATTCAACGCTCCGACCAGAAACTTCTCCTGCTTCAAATGAATCCCTCGAACTCCAAATCTCATCGTCAGTCGATTCCAGATCCGTATCGCTGACGGTAATGCCATTCGGGATAATCTCCCGTTGAGAAGACCGTTCATCCATAACCTCCAACCTTCGAACATTCTTTGCCAAGGAACGGTTGACGATAAGATGGTTCCATAACGAAATAGAGCTGACTTTTGAGCGGATGATGCGGTACTCGATGTGTCTAGGAGCGACGATGCTGTGCATAAGGCGAGATTTCGAAGATCTTCTCGTGATTCAACCTGGAAAGCGATAGCATCGAGAATTTCGGTTGGCTGGTGTGTGATGAGAGTACGACGAGAGGGTGCCGAAGACCCAATGAAGGGCTCGACAATTCCCAGAAGATGGATGGAGAGTTTGTGTTCTTCTGAGGACAATTTGTACTGGCAACCTCCAACGCGAGAAGATAGGGAACCAATGAGCTTCAGAAGGATATTGAAAGCTTGGAATGGATCCTTTCGGTCGTATGAAGCGAGATTGGTGTTCACAGATAGCTGAGCCTTATGCTGACCGCGTTTGGACGGGGAGTTGGAACGATAAGTGGTGGTAGACCTGGACCTGCACGTGCTTTCCCCCCCTCACGATTTGCGAGGTCAAGTTGGCTACGcatcggagtttgaattaatTCTCTTCCTTCCCTCCGACCACCATCAACGACGCTGAGCGTTCGCGCTCGCTGTCGGTAAGTATCTCCTGATTACCTTTAATTTTTCGAGTAGTCTAGAGTAAAGTGTAGAATCAGAGTAGTCTATTGAAGTAAAGTATGCTATGAAATTATACTTGAAATTATACGTACATGAAACCAGCGGAAATAAAATTAACAGCCTCCTTCATGCTGATGGATTATTCCTAGACTATATTAAACGGGGGAAGGTGAAGGGCAAAGGCCAAATGGTGGATGCTGTCGATAGGGATGGCGAGGACGAGGCAGACGATTTGGGTGCGTTCAGACTTGATTTTTCGAGCCCACATTTCTGACGCAGGACAAGCAAACATGACGATACCCACTCCCAGTGGCTTACGCAGACGTACGACTGGACAACTTTCTGGACGAAGACAGGTCTTTGATGCCTTTGCGAAAGCTATGGCTGGTACATCGCCGGGTATGTACCTTGTTCTCTGTTCCTAAGATTTCGTACTCATTTGGCACCATTTTAGCCTTTCGGGGAATGACGCTGAACAGGGGGCGCCCGATCGACGTGAAAACATGTGAAAACGAGCTTGGGTATAAAAGACAGGTACAGCAACCCTTTACTGGCATCGATTCTTTCCACATTACTATTACTATCCCCATTATGGACACACctacaccaacaccaactACGAGCAGGCCTGACGACATCGCGGTCTCCTGGGTTGGCCAACTCCTCAGCATACTCGTTCTGGTTCTCTCCCTTTGCTCAGAATATCATATTTTCACACCTGACACCGCCATGACCAACTTTCGAATCACCCTAACAACGGTCCACGTCCTCGCCGTTCTCGCACCATTATTCACAAGGCGCGACCGTCCACATCAGTGGCTTGCGACAGTTAGTCACTGGGTCGGAATCTCCGCTCTTTTGTGTAAGTACCTATTTTCTATCCGTTTTTTACTCGTTCTGATACCTCGGGATTCTTCCAGGTATCTTCTATATGACATTGCCCAACACCCCTCTCAAGTTCTTCTTACTCCCCGTATATATAGTCACCGCTTTTCTCCTCACAGCACTAGTAATAACGTGCCTCCTGCTTCTCGTTGAGAGGAAGTTTGACTCCGAACGGTTGGGTGTCTTTGGGGAAATTATACTATGGATGGCGGACAAGATATTCTGGGTTTACCGCAAGATCCTAAGTCGTCCTTTTGTGCTACATCATGATTCGAAAACTGACGCACACTTTTAGAACATCAGATACGAgcacctttttttttttttttagttTCCGATACAACCCACCAACAGACACAGAGAAGTGTCCGAAGTGAGCGTCTACTCATCACAATCCCTTCAATTGAACTGACCACTGTATTTTTTCAGCGAACCGACTTGgcggaaggagaagaataaGGTGGTCGGATTGGAAACTCAGGCCTAGGATTGAAGCTGTTGTAGAGCTATTATCAGATAATTAATCATACAAATGTGTAATATGAACTTAATAGATTCATAAACCGCAATTATGAGTGAGGGGGAAAAACATACGTCGAGTAATCATACTACTGTTAGCCCTGTACTTTGTAAATCGGACCGTTCCGCTCCCTACACTCACGAAACGGATAGAAAGACCCGTGTTACGGATActcgaagaaaaaaaagtcgAATGTGCCAAAACATCGACTTGCGAATAAACAAAAAACATCTATGTAGAAATGTCGGTGCTTGTGATCTCTCCTTCGAGATGATATATTCTGCCCCCGAGTGATGCGCTCGAGCTTGGCTGCTGCGCCTGCTGCAGTGCTCCCTGAACTGTTTGGTCTCACAAATATGTGCAATACAAGTGAGGCGTCGGGAAAGTTGGGGGTCATTATTGTAGCTACTGTAGTGAGGGAATGAACTTGATAAACATAATACTTCGCCCGAACCCATTCATCACCAGGGCCCCTGAAGGGTGACCCAATCCTTTAATACCACCGCAAATCTCCTTCATAATCTCGACTTGCCTCGTAATCGGCAACCCAGGCTTCGAAATGACCGTGACATAATAAGTTAGGCCCTGCTCAGTAAAaaaaagctgcagctttttCGCAGCTTTTTGATAGCTTTTTGTTCGCAGCTTTTTGTGACGATGATGTGACTTGTTAGTGACAGTAAATATTACGTACCGTGTTACTCCCTTCAAGGTGTGGCTTTTCGGCCTCTTGATGCAAAATCAAGGAACCAACTTCGGCTTTACCTTCCAGGAAAAAAGCGGCAGAAGCCGACAATTCGGCAATGCTCCTGCCATTTCCCTCATCGGCCTGCCTCGCAAAACCTGCGCATTCAAGCTTCTGTAAGTATGGGCATATGGCTAATAAGAAGAAAGCTGACATCAATGGCAACACGGCTCTCAATCTGTAGCTCTGGAAATCAAAGCCGCGTGATGTAGAAGCATTGCCGGCAGCCGCACCGATACAAAAATGTGCAATCATTGTTTATTTAGATTTGTATGGCTGTCACCCCGAGGTCGCCGTGTATCACGCTatgacatcagcaaaaaGCTACATCAAAGCTATCAAAAAGCTATCAAAAAGCTACCAAAAAGCTACCGCCAAAAGCTGTCAAAAAGCTGCGaaaaagctgcagctttttTTTACTGAACAGGGCCTTACCATCGAGTACGCCTTTTGACAGCGGTCTCGAAACATAATCGTTCTTTACGATGCTAAACAATAAACGGATCAGAAAATGACAGCTCATAACACAACACCTTGATGAAATCACTCACAGAAAATAAATTTTAACTTTGAACCTACCTATTCAGCGAATGTACCTTTCGATGCACCCGGACCTCGGAGCCTAGCCGGGGAGGAACCGTCAACTCATAAGTGCTGGTCGCCCCTGTCCCCTCCAATAGTTCACAGTAAGAGGAAAGTGAAGTTCACGTGAAGTTCAGTTTGAGTCGAATCGTTGAGACCCAACACCGTAGAGTACAAGCGGCTGACAGCATATCTTGCTGCATTGAACGGACGAGAACACCCTACGTAGCGTGAAGTACTCCGCCGAAACAAAGAGTATAAAAACAGCAAAGCCAAGTTTCCGACAGAAAAAGGTAGAGTTATACCTCGATTCGAGGTTGAGATGCTCCACTGTGGACACTTATGTACACGGCAATTCGAATGAAACGATCCAGACAGCCTCCTTTCAAAGAGGATATACATACATTACAAAGTTGTAACCAATTTATTTCCAGGAACGGTTCTATCGATATATATTCCTCAACTGATTCTCAACCGCTTCGGGAGACATTTTAATGTCTATAAAGAAAAAAGCCATTAGTTCCGGAGTAACCTGATCACGGACGAAGCACGTACACTTTTGCGGATCTAACGAGTGGAACATAGATAGAAGCACGAAAGCAACGACAGTTCATCAGCAACAGAGCCTATGATGAGGAATGGAAAAGAACGCACGTTTACTAAACTCCTTCTCCCGATGCTTCTGCGTAAACGCCTTCAAAGACGGAATTACAAATTTCAACACATCATTCCCAATCGCCTCTCTTTCCTCCGGATCATCCTCCAACACCCTAGCCATCTTATGCCTATCCAACACTTCCTCGAGTAAATCATAAAACCTCGTAAACTTCTCCTTCGTACCAGACCGTTTCTCCTTCGGATCGTCAGTCAGAGCTTGCATAAGCAAAGAAAAGTTGGCGTCAAAGTAGCCAGATTTGGCGGTACGATAGTTGGAGTTGAGAACGTCTTGGGTAGGCTTTGAAAGGTAATCGAGAAGTCTGTCGTGTTTGGGGTTAACGGATATGTTCTTCCGTAGGTACGAGATATTATTCAACAGAAAAATCGATCCAAACGGCGGTCTTCGCTGGGTTTTGGCGATGGTATTCAGAGTTCCGATCGAGGTGTTGACGGTATCATCTGATGGAAGAAGGCACCGCAAAAGATGAGTTGCTGAATTGAAGGAACTCAGAAGCGAATGTGGAAGCTCACAAACATAATGTTCCAACAATACTTGTTCATCCGTACCACCAGGTTTCGGCTTCGCCACTTGCATTCCTTCTCCCATCTTCCAGTTACCATCACCCAATACGGTGAGAATATCGCCAGTGGCCACGAGCACCTCCGGTACCCTGTCGAGAAATTGAACAGCCTGGTACGAAATTATCAACTCAGTAAAGCCAGGGCGGGAAAACCGGTAAAACATACCGATAGACTTGAAACCATCAGATCAACGCTGGTATCAGCGGCTCGGCTGGTAGCTCCCAGCTTGATATCGGCCAGACATTCAGGGAACAGCCGTAAGCAGAGGTTGCGAACGCTCTGAAGGGCCTCCTTGAACTCGTCATTCCCTTTCCGACCGTCCGGAGCTTTTCGAGAGGATATCTCGTCCCAAGTTTCCTGTATACCTATCAACGACTCGTAAGAAGATAAAGCAATGAAGCCGTATTTCTGCAAAGAGCCCTTGATAGTAGCAATGAGCGAAGCCACGTTGTTGCTCAAGAGCAGGAGAACAGGCTTCAAAAGCGAACTGTACGATGATGCTAGGACAGAAGCGCCAGTAAGCGGGCTGAGGTCTGCTAACAGACGGTATTCGTCCTAAGAGGAACAATATTCGGAAAACAGCAAATAGAAAGGTTTGGACGCAACACACCTGGGCAACATCAAGGATTGACTGAACCCAAGCACCAAATTCCCTTCCAGCTTGTACAGGGTCAATATTGTCAGCTCGATCTGAAACACGTTTCCCGGAGGCCTCGAGGCATTTCTTGACCCAGTTACCCCTCATGTCGGCGTACCCTCGCTGAGCCTCTTTGAGAACGGACAGAATAGCTGAAGCAGCAGGGTGCGATGGATGGGTTGTCGGTACTGGTAGTGTCCGCAAGAACGCCACGATGGGCGTGAGGTCGGAAATGAGAGATGAGGGGAAGGGAGCTTGGGTGATATCTGAGCCCGGAGAGGGTGCAGTGCCAGAAGAACCTTCTGCAACTAACTTCGTGTACAACTGAGTAAGTTTCTTCGCACCCGTTTCGACCAGCCGGGCCTTATCGGACGGGGGAGAGAGGTCAGCAAAGTCGTACAGAGCGTGTAGCCGGAAAAAAAGACGCACAGTATCTTGAGAGTCACGGTCAGCCGCTTTGAAAGCAATACTGGCATTCAAACGCTCCAGCGCATCTTGATAGACCTCGATCTGGCCTGTTTTGGGGCTGAAACGCAGATGAGCGAAAATATCCGGCTTACGAACAATTGTTTGCCATACCCACGTAGTATGAGAGCCTCTTCCGCAGCAATTCCTTCATGGTTACCGGCCACTTCATCAATCTTCATTAGCGCCTTTTCAATATCTTCCATGGAGACCTCTTGTGAGCTTTGGGGTCGCCGAACACAGAAACAATTCACGTACTACTCGCTCTTCGGTTAAGGATTTGCGTAGAGTTGTATAGCGGTAATATGGACTTTTCTAGCTTCGCGAGCCTTGTATCGAAGCTGTTCAATATCACTGCTCGGTTAAGTCGACAGTTATGAGAAATCCTAGTCGAGCTTACAAGTCATCCGCTGCGAAATTTGACGTGTTTTATTCAGATTTTGCTCTAGCTGCCCAAAGGAATTTCAGCATTCCAAGAAGAGATATTTAGAGGATATCACACTCGCCAGCTCAATCTCTGCCGATTCGTCGTCCATGGCTTGTTTTTGTAATGTTGGTTGCCTATAATTGTTCGGTAAAGGCCCAAGACCGAAATACTACCATCTGAAGCGCACCTCTAGCGCAGTATACTCTCTGAGAAAAAGGCGTTTATCAAGGTCGTTATGAATTGGTGGGTTGTGGACGCTTGGTGGACGCTTGGACGCGGGAGACAGCGAGGATGTATTTGTGGTGATTTGGCTCGCGTTCGCCCATTCCGGACGTTCTCGGGCCGCCCCGGATCGGGCATGCTACCTTGCCGACGGCCACTAATACAGTCTTAACACTCATTTGACACTCATTTCATATATCCTTTTGACTTTCTCTGTTAATAAACATGCCGAATATTCCACTTTCTGCACAGGTACAGTAAGGAGACAAGTACTTAGCGAAGACGTCGGAAAGTAGACATCAGAAAACCATGCAAAACTTCGAGTACAAAAGACACACAAGAAACGTACAAAACCGTACACAAAAGCTCGGGAAAAGTTGTTGCTGGTTTACTGATGACTGAATACCGTGCCCTCAAACCACGTTATTGCTAGCCACTTTGTTGTCGAGGCTATCCCTCTCCGTGAAATGCGACACATTGACCGAGACGGCAGTCGCCCTCGGTTGCATTCCATATTGCTCTGGCCCTGTTCGAGCCACTCTGGAGTTGCTGGTGTGGGTAGAGAACGGTATGGATGTTGAATAGATCTGTTCTGATTCGGACACAAGGGTCACTCGGAGGATGATGAGGGTGAAGACTACTCCGACGAGCGGGGAGGTCT encodes the following:
- a CDS encoding uncharacterized protein (BUSCO:EOG092612J3), whose translation is MDDESAEIELLEQNLNKTRQISQRMTLILNSFDTRLAKLEKSILPLYNSTQILNRRASNIEKALMKIDEVAGNHEGIAAEEALILRGPKTGQIEVYQDALERLNASIAFKAADRDSQDTARLVETGAKKLTQLYTKLVAEGSSGTAPPPGSDITQAPFPSSLISDLTPIVAFLRTLPVPTTHPSHPAASAILSVLKEAQRGYADMRGNWVKKCLEASGKRVSDRADNIDPVQAGREFGAWVQSILDVAQDEYRLLADLSPLTGASVLASSYSSLLKPVLLLLSNNVASLIATIKGSLQKYGFIALSSYESLIGIQETWDEISSRKAPDGRKGNDEFKETLQSVRNLCLRLFPECLADIKLGATSRAADTSVDLMVSSLSAVQFLDRVPEVLVATGDILTALGDGNWKMGEGMQVAKPKPGGTDEQVLLEHYVYDTVNTSIGTLNTIAKTQRRPPFGSIFLLNNISYLRKNISVNPKHDRLLDYLSKPTQDVLNSNYRTAKSGYFDANFSLLMQALTDDPKEKRSGTKEKFTRFYDLLEEVLDRHKMARVLEDDPEEREAIGNDVLKFVIPSLKAFTQKHREKEFSKHPQKYIKMSPEAVENRLRNIYR
- a CDS encoding uncharacterized protein (BUSCO:EOG092612J3); the encoded protein is MDDESAEIELLEQNLNKTRQISQRMTLILNSFDTRLAKLEKSILPLYNSTQILNRRASNIEKALMKIDEVAGNHEGIAAEEALILRGPKTGQIEVYQDALERLNASIAFKAADRDSQDTARLVETGAKKLTQLYTKLVAEGSSGTAPSPGSDITQAPFPSSLISDLTPIVAFLRTLPVPTTHPSHPAASAILSVLKEAQRGYADMRGNWVKKCLEASGKRVSDRADNIDPVQAGREFGAWVQSILDVAQDEYRLLADLSPLTGASVLASSYSSLLKPVLLLLSNNVASLIATIKGSLQKYGFIALSSYESLIGIQETWDEISSRKAPDGRKGNDEFKEALQSVRNLCLRLFPECLADIKLGATSRAADTSVDLMVSSLSAVQFLDRVPEVLVATGDILTVLGDGNWKMGEGMQVAKPKPGGTDEQVLLEHYVYDTVNTSIGTLNTIAKTQRRPPFGSIFLLNNISYLRKNISVNPKHDRLLDYLSKPTQDVLNSNYRTAKSGYFDANFSLLMQALTDDPKEKRSGTKEKFTRFYDLLEEVLDRHKMARVLEDDPEEREAIGNDVLKFVIPSLKAFTQKHREKEFSKHPQKYIKMSPEAVENQLRNIYR